Proteins from one Elgaria multicarinata webbii isolate HBS135686 ecotype San Diego chromosome 3, rElgMul1.1.pri, whole genome shotgun sequence genomic window:
- the NXPH4 gene encoding neurexophilin-4 produces the protein MKVLSWVHLILSQWLLQKVVCAEGHVSKTLNYLEMSPSSVLKTGPYGTALKPHSLSPARIFSSEPSKAKLDPYGGALSPWDWSKNQTAMEHFNQRAKRKPSLKAGRTKKIFGWGDFYFNIKTLKFSLLVTGKIVDHINGTFSVYFRHNSSSLGNVSVSIVPPTKVVEFDVLVPPIQAQHLHPQQSTLAEPKESKTFNCHVEYEKTNRARKNKPCLYDPSKICFTEHTQSHAAWLCAKPFKVICIFISFFSIDYKLVQKVCPDYNFQNENPYFG, from the coding sequence GTTGTCTGTGCGGAGGGTCATGTGAGCAAGACCCTGAACTACCTGGAGATGAGTCCCTCGAGTGTCTTGAAGACTGGACCGTATGGCACTGCTTTGAAACCCCACTCACTCAGCCCTGCTCGGATATTTTCCAGCGAGCCGTCCAAAGCCAAGCTGGACCCCTACGGTGGTGCCCTGAGTCCCTGGGACTGGAGCAAGAACCAGACAGCCATGGAGCACTTCAACCAGCGAGCCAAGAGGAAGCCCTCCCTGAAGGCAGGCCGAACCAAGAAGATCTTTGGCTGGGGCGATTTCTACTTCAACATCAAGACCCTAAAGTTTAGCCTACTAGTGACCGGCAAGATTGTGGACCACATCAACGGCACCTTCAGCGTCTACTTCCGGCACAACTCCTCCAGTCTGGGCAACGTCTCGGTGAGCATTGTGCCGCCCACCAAGGTGGTGGAGTTTGACGTCCTGGTGCCCCCAATCCAAGCTCAGCATCTCCACCCCCAGCAGTCCACCTTAGCCGAGCCCAAGGAATCCAAGACCTTCAACTGCCACGTGGAGTACGAGAAGACCAACCGGGCGCGTAAGAACAAGCCATGCCTCTATGACCCCTCCAAGATCTGCTTCACCGAGCACACGCAGAGCCACGCTGCCTGGCTGTGTGCCAAGCCCTTCAAGGTCATCTGcatcttcatttctttcttcagcaTCGACTACAAGTTGGTTCAGAAGGTCTGTCCAgattacaacttccagaatgaGAATCCCTACTTTGGCTGA